From Primulina huaijiensis isolate GDHJ02 chromosome 15, ASM1229523v2, whole genome shotgun sequence, one genomic window encodes:
- the LOC140960147 gene encoding protein CHROMOSOME TRANSMISSION FIDELITY 7-like, which translates to MDKFGLVKCKNILNKKRNYAQLYLEVGQSDFLLHTCKTCGFMYSTGDEGDEKVHKTFHKNYTHGIPFKGWRSERIIDSLEKGRVILVQECDPVTQQKKVQDVVHMMEMELGEGWILHKQCKVYMFVSSQRISGCLVAEPIKKAHKIIPCTVDEKYNNVPAKEARSAVALVFGGVNLQREIMKKSSAKPYEEGSPDGVILCEKDSVPAACGIRAIWVAPCNRRKHIASYLLDAARKSFCTDVYLEQMQLAFSQPTSLGKAFIYSYTRTTSFLVYKTSNDE; encoded by the exons ATGGACAAATTTGGGCTGGTTaagtgtaaaaatattttaaacaagaAGAGAAATTATGCCCAGCTATACTTGGAGGTCGGGCAGTCTGATTTTCTTCTACATACATGTAAAACATGCGGGTTCATGTATTCTACTGGGGACGAAGGTGACGAGAAGGTTCACAAGACATTTCACAAGAATTACACTCATGGGATCCCTTTCAAG gGTTGGCGTAGCGAAAGGATTATTGATTCACTTGAAAAAGGACGTGTAATTTTGGTGCAAGAGTGTGATCCTGTCACACAACAAAAGAAG GTTCAGGATGTTGTGCACATGATGGAGATGGAGCTTGGAGAGGGGTGGATACTTCATAAGCAGTGTAAG GTATACATGTTTGTTTCATCCCAACGGATATCAGGATGTCTGGTAGCTGAACCAATAAAGAAAGCTCACAAGATTATCCCATGCACAGTAGATGAAAAATACAACAACGTGCCTGCAAAAGAAGCAAGAAGTGCAGTTGCACTTGTATTTGGCGGTGTTAATCTTCAGAgagaaattatgaaaaaatctTCTGCTAAACCTTACGAAGAAGGGAGCCCTGATGGAGTGATTTTATGCGAGAAGGATTCTGTGCCTGCTGCTTGTGGGATTAGAGCCATTTGGGTTGCTCCATGTAACAGAAGAAAGCACATAGCCTCTTATCTGCTTGATGCTGCAAG GAAAAGTTTCTGCACAGACGTATATCTGGAGCAAATGCAATTGGCATTTTCTCAACCCACCTCACTTGGGAAAGCTTTCATATATAGTTATACTAGAACCACTTCTTTCTTGGTGTATAAAACAAGTAACGACGAGTAA
- the LOC140959099 gene encoding BEL1-like homeodomain protein 1, translating to MATYFHGNSEILGSGDGLQTLIFMNPAYVGFSDNQPPAAEKSSNFVFLNPNSSGNSLPFSNAPPSHTQHFVGIPLQSSDSTAVAAMSTQQQSQQPNVSALHGFLPGVHYNLYNQHIDLQEAREVSRSHQGLSLSLSSHQQQQPPAMVYGSFEQEREVPTQAVVTTVSTLRGGDFKGTSGGSPSSTSGVLAGVNGAQSVLWSSKYLKVVQELLDEVANVGKGEKSRNESDKGINGQLETNGKSKAAAADAANEDRQSGGESSAKRGSELSTAERQEIQMKKGKLVNMLDEVEQRYRQYHHQMQIVISWFEHAAGIGSAKVYTAVALQTISKQFRCLKDSILGQIKSASKSLGEEDRFGDKVEGSRLKYVDNQIRQQRALQQLGMIQENAWRPQRGLPERSVSVLRAWLFEHFLHPYPKDSDKIMLAKQTGLTRSQVSNWFINARVRLWKPMVEEMYLEEVKENEKNGSEDKHRKREQIDESISKSPETSPGTKKPNKSIISSQETHQPLNHKTASTMAIPTNSTSQSGANIRNQPVFNLVASSERERITQPSPKKQRNPEIIDFASKTTDTGLMSLKFGTERQTRDGFTFMGAPTNLIGGFGSYPMGELERFGSESFQAPYSGNGVSLTLGLPHCESLPISGSHSTYLPNQSIQIGRGVEIGEANFITSEY from the exons ATGGCTACGTACTTTCATGGGAATTCGGAGATCCTAGGAAGTGGCGATGGATTACAAACCCTTATTTTCATGAATCCTGCCTACGTTGGATTCTCTGACAACCAACCGCCAGCAGCTGAAAAAAGCAGCAACTTCGTATTCCTCAACCCCAACTCATCAGGGAATTCGCTCCCTTTTTCCAACGCGCCGCCGTCACATACTCAACATTTTGTCGGCATCCCCCTTCAGAGCTCCGATTCAACCGCCGTAGCTGCCATGTCAACCCAACAGCAGTCTCAACAGCCGAATGTATCGGCTCTCCACGGATTCCTTCCGGGAGTCCACTACAATCTTTACAACCAGCATATCGACCTACAGGAGGCGCGTGAGGTTTCACGCTCTCATCAAGGACTTTCTTTGAGCCTGTCTTCCCATCAACAGCAGCAACCGCCGGCAATGGTGTATGGTTCTTTCGAGCAGGAAAGAGAGGTTCCCACTCAAGCAGTCGTGACCACCGTTTCTACTCTACGTGGCGGTGATTTTAAGGGTACTTCCGGAGGATCGCCATCATCAACTTCCGGCGTTTTAGCCGGCGTGAATGGGGCGCAGAGTGTACTGTGGAGTTCCAAGTATCTGAAAGTGGTGCAGGAGCTTCTTGATGAAGTTGCTAATGTTGGGAAAGGAGAAAAGAGTAGAAATGAATCCGACAAGGGGATTAATGGGCAGCTAGAGACTAATGGAAAATCAAAGGCTGCGGCGGCCGATGCGGCGAATGAAGATAGGCAAAGTGGTGGAGAGAGCAGCGCAAAACGTGGGTCTGAGCTTAGTACAGCAGAGAGACAGGAAATTCAGATGAAGAAAGGGAAACTTGTTAACATGCTTGACGAG GTTGAGCAGAGGTACAGGCAATACCATCACCAGATGCAGATTGTAATTTCTTGGTTCGAACATGCAGCTGGAATAGGCTCTGCAAAGGTTTACACAGCCGTAGCTCTTCAAACAATCTCGAAACAATTCCGGTGCCTAAAAGACTCAATCTTGGGCCAAATCAAATCTGCAAGCAAAAGTCTAGGTGAAGAAGACAGATTCGGAGACAAGGTGGAAGGTTCGAGACTCAAATATGTTGATAATCAGATTCGACAGCAAAGAGCTTTGCAGCAACTGGGAATGATCCAGGAAAACGCTTGGAGACCCCAGAGAGGACTGCCAGAAAGATCTGTTTCTGTACTGCGCGCCTGGCTTTTCGAACATTTCCTCCATCC TTATCCGAAGGATTCAGATAAGATCATGCTTGCTAAACAGACAGGACTCACCAGGAGTCAG GTGTCTAATTGGTTCATAAATGCTCGGGTTCGACTATGGAAGCCGATGGTGGAGGAGATGTATTTAGAAGAAgtgaaagaaaatgagaaaaatggaTCCGAGGATAAACATCGCAAAAGGGAACAAATCGATGAATCGATCTCGAAATCTCCAGAAACGAGCCCAGGCACCAAGAAACCGAACAAAAGCATCATCTCAAGTCAAGAAACACACCAGCCATTAAACCATAAAACTGCTTCAACAATGGCAATACCTACAAATTCGACGTCCCAAAGCGGAGCAAACATCAGAAACCAACCAGTTTTCAACCTCGTTGCATCGTCCGAAAGGGAAAGAATCACCCAACCGAGtcccaagaaacaaaggaatCCTGAAATAATAGACTTTGCCTCCAAGACAACCGATACCGGGCTGATGTCCCTAAAATTTGGCACCGAGAGGCAAACCAGAGATGGTTTCACATTTATGGGGGCTCCCACGAATCTCATTGGAGGGTTTGGCTCGTATCCAATGGGTGAACTGGAGAGATTCGGATCTGAGTCATTCCAAGCTCCATATTCCGGAAATGGCGTTTCACTCACCCTGGGCCTCCCCCACTGCGAAAGCCTTCCCATTTCGGGATCGCATTCAACATATCTCCCAAATCAAAGCATACAAATAGGAAGGGGAGTTGAAATTGGTGAAGCAAACTTCATTACTTCAGAATACTAA
- the LOC140959441 gene encoding uncharacterized protein, producing the protein MSGGGGRLSMVGIVLIIIFAVSLVMLLTQLFYVLWRRRVFHRHDGGGDHFSQHSSSGSSFSSKELLYFFCVRSHPNSVPAPDTADGLGSNPRPEIEVIDVDLLKIHGMFGPPRFLFTIKEEEGEHTESPAEISLRFSGEEVKKIDDSSRSRVTLQECFEAVDEPPEAVAVEIDDHYWSDATPFSTPYDSPMYFTPSASPVHEVVNGRSTETAGSTEVKRRLF; encoded by the coding sequence ATGAGTGGCGGCGGCGGCAGACTGAGCATGGTGGGAATTGTGCTGATTATAATCTTCGCTGTCTCACTTGTGATGCTACTCACCCAGCTATTTTATGTCTTATGGCGACGCCGCGTCTTCCACCGTCACGATGGCGGAGGAGATCACTTCTCACAACATTCGTCGTCGGGATCATCCTTCTCCTCCAAAGAGCTTCTCTACTTCTTCTGTGTTAGGTCGCACCCCAACTCTGTACCTGCTCCAGATACAGCCGATGGACTCGGTTCGAATCCGCGGCCGGAGATTGAGGTCATCGATGTTGACCTCTTGAAGATTCATGGCATGTTTGGACCGCCGAGATTTCTCTTCACCATCAAAGAAGAGGAGGGGGAACATACGGAATCACCTGCAGAGATTTCTCTTCGTTTCTCTGGGGAGGAGGTTAAGAAGATCGATGATAGCAGTAGGAGCAGGGTAACCTTGCAGGAGTGTTTCGAGGCGGTGGATGAGCCTCCGGAGGCCGTGGCGGTGGAGATCGACGATCACTACTGGAGTGATGCCACGCCGTTTTCGACCCCCTATGATTCGCCTATGTATTTCACTCCCTCGGCCTCACCTGTTCACGAGGTAGTCAACGGTCGGTCAACGGAGACCGCGGGCTCTACGGAAGTAAAACGGCGTCTCTTTTGA
- the LOC140958199 gene encoding uncharacterized protein, translating to MMPEDNKSVSFSRVMLILMFVLVAGMCMMSLVMWYLFGTYIPQFEVSSLNVSNFSATNTALTGKWDASVVVSNANEKLEIHFDHIRSSIFYRQAMVGISILQPFLVQNKQNMGLNVSVPAEPVVSEDDFQRLMLPSLAQDQKKGLVVFSLRMAFNADFTSSDIVYRKEALRVYCDNLQVNFSSSGEGALNPGSGSECLMRIRNDGY from the exons ATGATGCCTGAGGACAATAAAAGTGTTTCATTTAGCCGTGTTATGCTAATCTTGATGTTTGTACTCGTTGCTGGAATGTGCATGATGAGCCTAGTCATGTGGTACCTTTTCGGTACCTACATTCCCCAGTTCGAGGTCTCGTCTCTCAATGTTTCAAACTTCAGTGCCACAAATACTGCCTTAACAGGGAAATGGGATGCCAGTGTCGTGGTTTCTAATGCTAACGAAAAACTTGAAATCCATTTCGATCACATCAGATCATCGATTTTCTATAGGCAGGCTATGGTGGGGATTTCTATATTGCAGCCTTTTCTGGTGCAGAATAAGCAAAATATGGGACTTAACGTGAGTGTACCTGCAGAACCGGTTGTGAGCGAAGACGACTTTCAAAGACTAATGCTGCCAAGTCTTGCTCAGGATCAGAAAAAAGGGTTGGTAGTTTTTAGCTTGAGGATGGCTTTTAATGCAGATTTTACATCTTCTGATATAGTATACAGAAAGGAGGCTCTGAGGGTATACTGTGATAATTTGCAAGTTAACTTTTCGTCGTCCGGTGAAGGGGCATTGAATCCGGGATCAGGGAGTGAGTGTTTGATGCGTATACGTAACGACGGA TATTAG
- the LOC140960014 gene encoding exocyst complex component EXO70A1-like yields the protein MIHKSVRKPEKMATHDAEIETLSERAAQMRESMEKTQAITDNMVTILGSFDHRLSALETAMRPTQLRTHSIRRAHENIDKTLKAAEIILSQFDLSRKAEAKILRGPHEDLESYLEAVDQLRSITRFFSSNKNLKSSIGVINQANTLLGKAIFKLEEEFRQLLTSYSKPVESDRLTDCLPNSTKPSSAAHGHDDSAGPKSSPEHQIKSLETVVRPPPALIPPRIIPLLHDIAQQMIQAGHQQQLLNIYREARASAIELTLRKLGVERLSKEDVQKMQWEVLEAKIGSWITFMRVVVKVLFAGEKKICDEIFEGHATLRDQCFSEVTANSVTVLLSFGEAIAKSKRSPEKLFVLLDMYEIMRELQSEMDTIFKSKYCGEMREAAAVLTKRLAQTARETFSDFEEAVEKDATKTAVLDGTVHPLTSYVINYVKFLFDYQSTLKQLFGEFGDGDVEEQLASITTRIMQALQSNLDGKSKLYKDSSLTQLFLMNNIHYIVRSVRRSEAKDLLGDDWVQINRRIVQQHANQYKRISWSKILQCLSIQGMQTGGSGSFGEGGSTSGVSRAMVKDRFKNFNMLFEELHQRQSQWTVPDSELRESLRLAVAEVLLPAYRSFIKRFGPLIEGGKNPQKYIRYSPEDLERMLAEFFEGKTWNEPRR from the exons ATGATCCATAAATCTGTTCGGAAACCTGAAAAAATGGCGACACACGACGCAGAAATTGAAACCCTAAGCGAACGAGCGGCTCAGATGAGAGAATCCATGGAGAAAACGCAGGCTATCACCGATAACATGGTGACCATTCTCGGCTCCTTCGACCACCGCCTCTCTGCCCTAGAGACCGCCATGCGCCCCACTCAG CTGAGAACGCATTCAATAAGGAGGGCGCACGAGAACATCGACAAAACGCTCAAGGCCGCTGAGATTATTCTTAGTCAGTTTGATCTCTCACGCAAG GCCGAGGCTAAAATATTAAGGGGTCCACATGAGGATTTAGAAAGTTACCTAGAAGCAGTTGATCAACTGAGGAGTATTACCCGTTTCTTCAGTAGCAACAAAAACCTTAAAAGTAGCATTGGGGTGATCAACCAAGCCAACACCTTACTTGGAAAGGCAATCTTCAAACTGGAAGAAGAGTTTCGACAGCTTCTCACATCATACAG CAAACCTGTTGAATCTGACCGCCTTACAGATTGCCTGCCCAACTCCACAAAGCCATCTTCAGCAGCACATGGGCATGATGATTCCGCTGGACCGAAATCATCTCCAGAGCATCAAATTAAAAGTTTGGAAACTGTTGTTCGTCCCCCTCCAGCTCTAATTCCGCCCAGAATTATTCCCTTGCTACATGATATTGCCCAGCAAATGATTCAAGCCGGCCATCAACAGCAACTACTCAATATATACAG GGAAGCTCGAGCTTCAGCTATAGAACTGACCCTCAGAAAACTGGGCGTGGAAAGATTGAGTAAAGAGGATGTACAGAAGATGCAGTGGGAAGTTCTGGAGGCAAAGATTGGAAGCTGGATTACTTTTATGCGAGTTGTT GTCAAAGTTTTGTTTGCTGGTGAAAAGAAAATATGTGATGAGATATTTGAGGGTCACGCTACTCTTAGAGATCAGTGCTTTTCGGAAGTTACAGCTAACAGTGTAACAGTGCTCCTTAGTTTTGGAGAAGCTATAGCGAAGAGCAAACGATCGCCTGAAAAATTGTTTGTCCTCCTAGACATGTATGAGATAATGCGAGAACTTCAGTCAGAG ATGGATACCATATTCAAGAGTAAATATTGTGGTGAAATGCGAGAAGCTGCTGCAGTATTGACAAAACGTCTGGCTCAGACGGCACGGGAAACCTTCAGCGATTTTGAGGAAGCAGTTGAAAAAGATGCCACAAAAACTGCTGTTCTAGATGGAACAGTCCATCCTCTGACCAGCTATGTAATTAACTATGTGAAGTTTCTGTTTGA CTATCAATCAACTCTAAAGCAACTCTTCGGAGAGTTTGGTGATGGTGATGTGGAAGAGCAATTGGCTTCTATAACAACACGTATAATGCAAGCTCTTCAAAGTAACCTCGATGGCAAATCCAAACTTTATAAAGATTCATCTCTAACTCAGTTATTTCTGATGAACAATATTCACTATATTGTAAGATCTGTTCGCAG GTCAGAAGCGAAAGATCTGTTAGGTGATGACTGGGTGCAAATAAATAGAAGAATTGTCCAGCAGCATGCAAATCAGTACAAGAGGATCTCTTGGTCTAAG ATTCTACAGTGCCTCTCCATTCAGGGAATGCAGACTGGTGGGAGTGGTTCCTTTGGAGAAGGTGGTAGCACGAGCGGTGTTTCCCGTGCAATGGTGAAAGACAGATTCAAAAACTTCAACATGCTCTTTGAGGAGCTTCATCAAAGACAGTCTCAATGGACAGTACCAGACAGTGAATTACGTGAGTCTTTGCGGCTCGCAGTTGCTGAGGTCCTACTTCCTGCATATAGATCCTTCATTAAACGTTTTGG ACCTTTAATCGAGGGTGGAAAGAATCCACAGAAGTACATCAGATACAGTCCAGAAGATCTCGAAAGAATGCTGGCTGAGTTTTTTGAAGGGAAGACCTGGAACGAACCGAGGCGATAG